ACCTTTCATCAGTGGAATGTTAGTGTGTATTTAACATTAATTATGCAATTTTCACAGTTATTAGTCTACTCTATTTACTTTTCCGGTAACAATATATAGTTTAGGGTATATTTCTTCGTTGAGAATTTTAGAGGTTAGCTGTTTAAAAACAACACCGACTTTAAAATGATGCAGCAAACTTTTTACAGACGACTTATGAATAAATACTTGGATTAATAAACATATgaccttgaaaaaaaaaatatatatataataatagtaGTCAAACGATAATTACATAATTTCGAGCAGGCTCCAAAAAGTTGGGCAGAAACTTTCCCGCTTTACTTTTTTGCACTCAAACTTCGAgcataaataattctgaattcgcACTTGTCATACATAAGATATTTTTGCAGCACTACTATTAACACGATGGCTCAGTTTGAACAGTACGCTTTTTTCTTACACTTAACACAATAGCACTGTTTGAACAGACCGCTTACTCTTTACACTTTGAAACgtcaacatttttgtttaatttatgcTTAGGTgctacaattttcaaaattcaaccACAAAGCTTAATGCAGTTGCTACTAAAATATGATTTGGTGAGCTTTCTGCACAACTGACGTGCATGCGTGAGAACCACGGCAGGTGTGTGGGGGGCGCATTACGACTTATTTAGAGGCACGGCGGTGATATGCTCATAGGCAgcctgagaaaaaaaattatataaacttaatgctgcaaacaagtaaataaatataaataaatgtgaattACAACCTTGAGAGTCGTGTAGCAATAGCCGGCAATGCCGTTCATTTCAAATTGGAAATTGCTGCCACCGGTCAAGTCATCCAGCAGCGCTAACTCGGCGCCGAGATGCGGTACGGCGGCGCGCAGCACCAGAAAGAGTGTGAGCGGCATCATGCCGTCGGCGGCTAATATCACAGAGTTcactaaaaatatcaaaaaaaaatttaaaatatatatattgattatatatatagattagaCGCTTATAGTAACTTACCGCTAGCAATTGCTTTGTGTGCGTCGGTTATTTGTTGTATGCAACGCTCTATCACAGTTAACATCGCTTTGGGactatatttttctttgagTTGTTTCAACGTTTGTATGGCGTCGGCGTAGCAGGCATGACGCACGATCGGTAAAAATGAGCTGCAGTTATGAAAGTCAGTTACAGTTAAGCAAGTTAGTGCGTAAAGCAACTGCATTACCTATCGAGTCCTAGACAAGCGGCTAGTTCCTCGTCTTTCAGCTTGTCCGCATAAATAAGATTCTGTCTGTACATTTCATCCTTCACACTGCACTTGTTGGCGTAGAGCACGAACAGCGTCGAGTAAATGCCCTCACTTAGCACGATGGGATACAGCAAGGTGATGTGCGACACTACCTCGCGCGTGCTTTCGATTACGCAATAGTCATCGGGCAGCGCCGGAAACATTTTCTGCACGAATCGGTAAACACGTTTCGAGATCGATTCCCATTCTAACATCGCTTGCTTTGCCAGTATGGGTGTCGGCTTCATTTTCCAACAGCCGTATGAGTTGTAAAAGCAGTTGGATATGCGCTGATTCAACAGATACAGCGGATGATAGCGATCTTTGAACGCTTGTTGTAAGTAATCTTTGATGGCGGCCACATCTTGTTCGGTCAGCGTAGTGATACCGAAGCTGGGCACGATTTCCAGATCAGTTTGTGAAGTGAAGCTGTTGGAAAGAGaaacaaattgtttataattaagctgaacaaggtatattaagtttgccacgaagttccCAGAAGGAAACTGAACGATGGAAATCTAGTCCATAtatagaaacttttttaattgacgagatatcttcatgaaatttggcatggattattgcttAAAGCAACGGtataatttctgaagaaattgcttagatcaggcaactatagcgtatagctgccatacaaactgaacgatcaaaatcttgttcttctatgaaaaactttcttagttgacgagatatcttcatgaaatttggcatggattattgcttaaagcaacggtataatctccgaGGAAATTtatcagatcggatcactatagcgtatagctgccatacaaactgaacgatcaaaattttgttcttctatgaaaaactttcttagttgatgagatatcttcatgaaatttggcatggattattgcttctaaactgaacgatcaaaatcttGTTCTTCTATGAAAAACTCTCTTAgttgaggagatatcttcatgaaacttggcatggattattgcctaAAGCAGCGTtataatttctgaagaaattgcttagatcaggcaactatagcgtatagctgccatacaaactgaacgatcaaaatcttgttcttctatgaaaaactttcttagttgatgagatatcttcatgaaatttgacatggattattgcTAAAAGCAACAGAATAAATTCTgaagaaattgcttagatcaggccactatagcgtatagctgccatacaaactgaacgatcaaaatctagtccatgtatggaaaactttcttagttgatgagatatcttcatgaaatttggcatgggttattgcTTAAAACAACGCTACAAACTctggaaaaattgttcagatcggaccactataacgtagtataagctgtcatacaaactgaacgactaAAATTTTGTCCTTGTAAggcaaacttttttagttgacgagatatcttcatgaaacttggCATGGATGGCTTGTGTTCGGCTATGGTTAGGCACTGGTCTTCCCCAATTGTTTTTGGGAAGTGCGCCCGCAGAAGTGCCGCAGCTCTTTCTTCTGCGCTGGTCATATACGTCCCGTCGCTTCTTTTGATCGCTAATACTGTGCCAGTTTTGTCTCTGGTTACTGCCTAGTGCAGCCTAATTACTTATAATGTAGAGATGAGGTTTTCACAGAATCTCCTAAAACTTGtctgtttttcttatttttctgaaaaattattaCCTATTGTTATTAAAACTTTCGCCAATATTCAGTATGCTATCGCATGAAGAGCGCAAACTCGGCGCATTGGCATCGCCCAGCCAATGGTTTATCTGCGCGTTGAGCAAACCGCTTATGGAGTTGTTATCCTCGCTATTGTAATGTGTGAAGCTTTGGGAGCCCCACACGTTATCGAAATCGTTTACATCGCCGTCGTAGAGCATTTCCTGTGAATGAGAACGTCGCGAGTCCGTCAGGCCGCTACTCAAATCCAGTATGCTCGTTTTAGCTGTTGTGAGCAAACTATTTGTGGACTTTAGACTCAGTTTATCGAAGCTGTTGGAGAAGCCGAGTGATATGTTTTTGGCAAAGTAGCTGCGCGTCGACTGATAAGCGCTGTCTTGCTGCTCTAGCGTGCGTTCACGCTCACGCAGCGAATACATGTAAACAGCAATACGATTCCATAGTGCTTTTGTCGCACTCACGGTATCGTCAGATTTCTGCGAGCTGTTAACGGCAACACAGCCGAGCACTtcttcttcgaaattttcaaagagCGAACGCCATTTGCGACTGTTATCGACGACTAAAGCACCGATAGAactgaaaataaatgaagatTCATTTTTTTGGTGTTCTTGTAGAATTTGAGTTATTAATACCTTGGATATTTTGGAAACTGCTTGTTCATAGCCATGTTGCCAGAGAGAATGCGCACTTCTTGCCATGTACCGCCTAACTGGCCACTCAGAACATTGCCTATCATTTGGCGACTCGCAAACTCATCGCTCTCGTTGAGGTCCGAATCCTGtatgaattgtttttgtaataaaagaaTAGAAAGACGGGTTTAACTTTTTACTGACCTCTGTATTTGCAGCACCTGTTGGCATGTAATAAGCACCCTTGCCAATTGGGCCCTGCAACGACAATTCGCCCTCATAGTAGTAGTCTTTTTCCAGCACCGCTATACCCGGACCAGCTAGTTCGTCGTTCGCAAAGAGACCCTCGAAGTAGTCGCCGTTCATCGTAATGCAGATGCCAGCGCCGACACGCTTATTATCCGCAAACATGCCCATATACTTGTCACCCGTCAACATGTCGTCGAGGATACCATAACCGCATTTCGCATTGGCCTGAAATTCGCCGACATAGGTGCAATTATTGCTACGCTGCATGCCATGCCCATGAAATAGACCTTCCCGAAAGTGACCCTCGTAAACCTCATTATCTTTAAGCTCATAGGTTCCATGACCGTGGAATTTGTCAGCCTTAAATTGACCTTCGTACAGACCAACCGATGGTATTACCATTTTGCCATAACCTAGAAAATGTATAGATTGATGAATTCGCCGCAGTTAGCTAACAAACTAAAGCTTTACCTTCTATTTCGCCATTCCGAATTTGTCCGAAATAAACGCGTCCGTCTGGATACTCGAGGTAGCAGCTGCCATGCAGCACGCCATTACGCCAGCGCCCATAAGCGTGCACACCGGCATATTTGGCATGATTGCGACTAAACAGGTGAGCCGTAGTGCGCACACTCGACAACTTGACGTCCGCCGGCCGGCCTGTAGCGAGCTTCACAGCCGACTCGATTTGATCGTACCAAAGTTTCTTATCGTGATTCGTACGCGCGAGCAGCGTGAATGTGCGCTCCGGCGTTGTAATGCGTAAGGCGGTGTCATTTTCCATCTTCACCCACAGCGTCACCAACGGATATGTGTGCAACTGGCCACTAACCTGACAGAAGCAATCGGAGAATAGGATAAACGTGTTGCTGGACATGCTCATGGTGGTGTGAGCCAACTTCAGCGGCACCGTCGTGGAGGTAAGTATGACGCGTCGCTGCTTACGGCGAAAATGCCGAATTTTTGTGTTGCGCTCATTGCGCTGCCAAAACTCCAAGGTGTTCTCCGCCAGCTCCAAGTCAATGCGCTGTTGACGCGCGTACGCGTCCCAAGCGAAGAGATGCTCGGTGAATTCAGGACGCGTTTTGATGAGTTGTTCGAGGAATTGCACATAATGGGGGAATACTTGAAAGGGCTGCTGACAGATGCGCAGCAAGTCGATATTATGCTCGCGCTGGCCGGGCAATAACGGCACACTGGACAATTGGCTGTAGAGTTTGGAGGCCTCTGCGAAAGCATCGACCGAGTAAAGGTCGCAATAAGCTTTTGTGTACTGCGTAAAAAGTTCGATACACTCGCGGTAGTGCTGCACAAAAACCAATTCTGTCGGATTTGTAAAGTCGGAACGGTAAAATTCCTCAAAGGATTTCAACGTACAAGCGATCAGGTACAAGAGTTTGTGATAAAACTGGCATATGTGTTGCAGCTGCAACAGCACGAATGCTGTG
This genomic stretch from Bactrocera dorsalis isolate Fly_Bdor chromosome 5, ASM2337382v1, whole genome shotgun sequence harbors:
- the LOC105225962 gene encoding alsin homolog, whose translation is MAEENTEEAFIIYREGVAQQLQWATVPPLERQPATRLCAVDQYELLLILTADGSLYIAKKSTHSPNTLHLELHRTCIVDIAYCRQLCQLFVVTANGEVLMQTIKQTGSTSLCKNAWQALSFDPLELSEEGIFIERVCCASRGVVFVTRAGKLYVMGSCGDVFHAEVQPKHIRLIEESKYFLDLVAGDEFFVLLLQRAYPTEGDPLKLSINGRQTNIASTSNHSPSAARVRAYGNQLDLENSVCDDNADKKAELNSNSSVRSYSSTKSSQTQQDDIDYNLKEILKQGYSLLHTQVCTFGAANGGLLGTGDHIKRNTVNYLQKLEALGVCSVAAGREHSVARTLDGRLFHWGLNTQLQLNNQKELTDISSPTELKLDKVELEVTQRNILNACCGDFQTVLLNARGEVHIKEQQLLTSFEQHLLTLNMRDATNRKTIPLLLASATYTLQNRRKFQRQFHAYYTGLQQQLKMLLVYRHGIQMIELFQQKSTAFVLLQLQHICQFYHKLLYLIACTLKSFEEFYRSDFTNPTELVFVQHYRECIELFTQYTKAYCDLYSVDAFAEASKLYSQLSSVPLLPGQREHNIDLLRICQQPFQVFPHYVQFLEQLIKTRPEFTEHLFAWDAYARQQRIDLELAENTLEFWQRNERNTKIRHFRRKQRRVILTSTTVPLKLAHTTMSMSSNTFILFSDCFCQVSGQLHTYPLVTLWVKMENDTALRITTPERTFTLLARTNHDKKLWYDQIESAVKLATGRPADVKLSSVRTTAHLFSRNHAKYAGVHAYGRWRNGVLHGSCYLEYPDGRVYFGQIRNGEIEGYGKMVIPSVGLYEGQFKADKFHGHGTYELKDNEVYEGHFREGLFHGHGMQRSNNCTYVGEFQANAKCGYGILDDMLTGDKYMGMFADNKRVGAGICITMNGDYFEGLFANDELAGPGIAVLEKDYYYEGELSLQGPIGKGAYYMPTGAANTEDSDLNESDEFASRQMIGNVLSGQLGGTWQEVRILSGNMAMNKQFPKYPSSIGALVVDNSRKWRSLFENFEEEVLGCVAVNSSQKSDDTVSATKALWNRIAVYMYSLRERERTLEQQDSAYQSTRSYFAKNISLGFSNSFDKLSLKSTNSLLTTAKTSILDLSSGLTDSRRSHSQEMLYDGDVNDFDNVWGSQSFTHYNSEDNNSISGLLNAQINHWLGDANAPSLRSSCDSILNIGESFNNNSFTSQTDLEIVPSFGITTLTEQDVAAIKDYLQQAFKDRYHPLYLLNQRISNCFYNSYGCWKMKPTPILAKQAMLEWESISKRVYRFVQKMFPALPDDYCVIESTREVVSHITLLYPIVLSEGIYSTLFVLYANKCSVKDEMYRQNLIYADKLKDEELAACLGLDSSFLPIVRHACYADAIQTLKQLKEKYSPKAMLTVIERCIQQITDAHKAIASVNSVILAADGMMPLTLFLVLRAAVPHLGAELALLDDLTGGSNFQFEMNGIAGYCYTTLKAAYEHITAVPLNKS